A region from the Acidimicrobiia bacterium genome encodes:
- a CDS encoding DUF3866 family protein, whose translation MPSFRTGKVVAILQERAGLQRVDVDLGSGPERAYVLTQLTGDVVVGDRVVVNTTAVELGLGTGGWHVVHWNLERDGWSQRGPGHIIKARYTSLQTDVGSAEEHAVELVEVDDIHAMPVVAAPLHSQVPAVAAGFKAIAPEARLAYVMTDGAALPLALSDLVAAMRDEHLVDRTITSGHAFGGDYEAVSTFSALAVARHLAHADAAVVAMGPGIVGTGTRLGFSGIEVGPILDAASALGGRPIACLRVSFADARPRHQGVSHHTLTTLRLACRDRVTVAVPAVGGDAQARVEQDLASAGIDARHDVVAVEPPPGVLDRLGPGGLDVVSMGRPVAADPVMFECAAAAGALAARWVRDLP comes from the coding sequence ATGCCGTCGTTCCGGACGGGGAAGGTCGTCGCCATCCTGCAGGAGCGCGCCGGCCTGCAGCGCGTCGACGTCGACCTGGGCAGCGGACCCGAGCGCGCGTACGTGCTCACCCAGCTGACCGGTGACGTCGTCGTCGGCGACCGGGTCGTCGTGAACACGACCGCCGTCGAGCTCGGGCTCGGCACCGGCGGGTGGCACGTCGTGCACTGGAACCTCGAGCGCGACGGATGGAGCCAGCGGGGCCCGGGCCACATCATCAAGGCGCGCTACACGAGCCTCCAGACCGACGTCGGCAGCGCGGAGGAGCACGCGGTCGAGCTCGTCGAGGTCGACGACATCCACGCGATGCCCGTCGTCGCCGCGCCGCTGCACAGCCAGGTGCCCGCGGTCGCGGCCGGGTTCAAGGCGATCGCGCCCGAGGCACGGCTCGCGTACGTGATGACCGACGGCGCCGCGCTCCCGCTCGCGCTCTCCGACCTCGTGGCCGCGATGCGCGACGAGCATCTCGTCGACAGGACGATCACGAGCGGGCACGCGTTCGGCGGCGACTACGAGGCGGTGTCGACGTTCTCCGCGCTCGCGGTCGCGCGCCATCTCGCGCACGCCGACGCCGCAGTCGTCGCGATGGGCCCGGGGATCGTCGGGACGGGGACGAGGCTCGGCTTCTCGGGCATCGAGGTCGGGCCGATCCTCGACGCCGCGTCCGCGCTCGGCGGGCGTCCGATCGCGTGCCTCCGCGTCTCGTTCGCCGACGCGCGCCCGCGCCACCAGGGCGTGTCCCACCACACGCTCACGACGCTGCGCCTGGCGTGCCGGGACCGCGTGACGGTCGCCGTCCCCGCGGTCGGTGGTGACGCGCAGGCCCGCGTCGAGCAGGACCTCGCGAGCGCCGGGATCGACGCGCGTCACGACGTCGTCGCGGTCGAGCCGCCGCCGGGTGTGCTCGATCGGCTCGGACCGGGCGGGCTCGACGTCGTGTCGATGGGGCGCCCGGTCGCCGCCGACCCCGTCATGTTCGAGTGCGCGGCCGCCGCCGGCGCGCTCGCCGCGCGCTGGGTCCGGGATCTTCCGTGA